In the Pedosphaera parvula Ellin514 genome, one interval contains:
- the lon gene encoding endopeptidase La, which yields MTAKDNFMIDPTPADGEGGQQNPHVIGVARKEDDPDQPVIPETLPILAIRGLVVFPGTVVPLTVRRPTSLKLLEESLPQSKVIGLVTQQTNEESPGPDDLYKIGVAANVLKLIRQPDGSAVIAVQAMRRFAIRKVVLTHPFIKAEVEVLWPIMPPKEDKEFEAAVRNLRETALRLIKVTPDVPEQARAIIEGMQDPGQMADFLASNLNMEVPDKQQLLEELDVAKRVRAVQLRVSSQYEIAQLQQKLQQDVASQFTDAQRRAYLREQIKAIQRELGEEPEGADEQIEELRKELEEAQLPPEVMEQAEKELKRLRALPQASPEVSVIVGYLESLADLPWNKRSEDNLDLNQAQKILDRDHYDLEKVKRRLIEFLAVRKLNPRGRGPILCFLGPPGVGKTSLGQSIADALGRKFARMSLGGIRDEAEIRGHRRTYIGSMPGRIIQEMRRVGTKNPVIMLDEIDKLGADFRGDPASALLEVLDPRQNNAFVDRYIDVPFDLSEVIFIATANYMDAVPAPLRDRMEVIELPGYTEREKLEIAKNYLVVRQLEENGLKPEQCQWEKSALSRVIEDYTREAGVRELERQIGAVCRGIAARVARGEIQAMTVTPQIVQEMLGPPRYIRETRLKTSKPGVVTGLAYTPIGGEVLFIEATRYPGKGNITLTGQIGNVMRESVQAALSLVRSRVKELGISADAFRDMDIHVHVPSGAVPKDGPSAGVAMFTAIASLFSDTPVRSEVAMTGEVTLRGLVLPIGGLKEKTLAALRAGIEEVIIPKLNEKDLFDLPEEVKNKLKFTLAENVDDVLRAALEREEEEKIHNRLKGSGGDGTKPRPRSQ from the coding sequence ATGACCGCCAAAGACAATTTCATGATTGACCCAACTCCGGCAGATGGTGAAGGAGGCCAACAAAATCCTCACGTGATCGGAGTGGCGCGCAAGGAGGACGATCCGGATCAGCCAGTCATACCGGAAACCTTGCCAATACTGGCGATTCGAGGGTTGGTGGTTTTTCCCGGGACGGTCGTGCCATTAACAGTGCGAAGGCCAACCTCCCTGAAACTTTTGGAGGAGTCTTTGCCCCAGAGCAAGGTCATCGGGCTGGTCACACAGCAGACCAATGAGGAATCGCCCGGGCCGGACGATCTTTATAAAATCGGAGTAGCGGCAAATGTCTTGAAGCTGATCCGGCAACCGGATGGTTCGGCGGTCATTGCAGTACAGGCCATGAGGAGGTTTGCGATCCGGAAGGTGGTCCTAACGCATCCGTTCATCAAGGCGGAGGTGGAGGTGCTCTGGCCGATTATGCCGCCGAAAGAGGATAAGGAATTTGAAGCAGCGGTGCGCAATTTGCGGGAGACGGCTTTGCGACTGATCAAAGTGACGCCTGATGTGCCGGAGCAGGCCAGAGCCATTATCGAAGGGATGCAGGATCCCGGACAAATGGCGGACTTTCTGGCGAGCAATCTGAACATGGAGGTACCTGACAAGCAGCAGCTATTGGAGGAGTTGGACGTGGCGAAGCGCGTGCGCGCTGTACAATTGCGGGTTTCGAGCCAGTATGAAATTGCTCAATTGCAGCAGAAATTGCAGCAGGATGTGGCGTCCCAGTTTACGGATGCACAGCGGAGGGCTTATTTGCGGGAGCAAATCAAAGCAATTCAACGCGAATTGGGTGAGGAACCTGAAGGAGCCGATGAGCAGATCGAGGAGTTAAGGAAAGAACTTGAGGAGGCTCAGCTGCCCCCGGAGGTCATGGAGCAGGCGGAGAAGGAACTTAAACGCTTGCGGGCGTTGCCACAGGCGAGCCCGGAGGTTTCGGTCATTGTTGGCTACCTGGAATCGTTGGCCGATTTGCCCTGGAACAAGCGAAGCGAGGACAACCTGGATCTGAATCAGGCGCAGAAAATTTTGGACAGGGATCATTACGATTTGGAGAAAGTTAAGCGCCGGTTGATAGAGTTTTTAGCCGTACGTAAGTTGAATCCGCGCGGACGAGGACCGATTCTTTGCTTCCTTGGTCCCCCTGGAGTGGGAAAAACGAGCCTTGGGCAATCGATAGCAGACGCTTTGGGTCGCAAGTTTGCGCGGATGAGTTTGGGGGGAATTCGGGATGAAGCGGAGATACGCGGACATCGGCGAACTTACATTGGTTCCATGCCGGGTCGGATCATCCAGGAGATGCGAAGAGTGGGGACGAAAAATCCGGTAATCATGCTGGATGAAATTGACAAGTTAGGGGCTGACTTTAGAGGAGATCCGGCCAGTGCATTGCTCGAAGTATTGGATCCGAGGCAAAACAATGCATTTGTTGACCGGTATATTGACGTGCCATTTGATCTCTCGGAGGTAATTTTTATTGCGACGGCGAATTACATGGATGCAGTGCCAGCGCCATTGCGTGATCGCATGGAAGTAATTGAGTTACCAGGCTATACCGAGCGCGAGAAACTTGAGATTGCGAAAAACTATCTCGTGGTTCGGCAACTTGAAGAGAACGGATTAAAGCCGGAGCAATGCCAGTGGGAGAAGAGTGCGCTATCCAGGGTAATCGAAGATTATACGCGGGAGGCTGGCGTTCGCGAATTGGAACGGCAAATCGGAGCCGTGTGCCGTGGGATTGCAGCGAGAGTGGCTCGAGGTGAAATACAAGCCATGACAGTAACTCCACAAATTGTTCAAGAAATGCTTGGGCCACCCCGTTATATTCGCGAGACACGGCTGAAGACCAGCAAGCCCGGGGTCGTGACCGGATTGGCGTACACGCCCATTGGAGGCGAGGTGTTGTTCATTGAAGCAACCAGGTATCCTGGCAAAGGTAATATTACTTTGACCGGGCAAATTGGAAATGTCATGCGCGAATCGGTGCAGGCTGCCTTAAGCCTGGTGCGGAGCCGGGTGAAGGAACTCGGCATCAGTGCGGATGCATTCAGGGATATGGATATTCATGTGCACGTGCCCAGCGGTGCGGTTCCCAAGGATGGGCCGTCGGCAGGCGTGGCGATGTTCACGGCAATTGCATCACTTTTTAGTGATACGCCTGTACGATCTGAAGTGGCCATGACGGGTGAGGTTACCTTGCGCGGTTTGGTGTTGCCGATTGGCGGACTAAAGGAAAAGACGCTGGCCGCTTTGCGCGCGGGAATCGAAGAGGTAATTATTCCCAAGCTTAACGAGAAAGATTTGTTTGATTTGCCCGAAGAGGTTAAGAACAAACTGAAGTTTACCTTGGCAGAGAACGTTGATGATGTATTACGGGCCGCCTTGGAGCGCGAAGAGGAAGAAAAAATTCACAACCGGCTGAAGGGGAGTGGGGGCGATGGCACGAAGCCAAGGCCGAGAAGCCAATGA